From the Candidatus Blochmannia vicinus genome, the window TAATGATAGTCATAATGGATTAAGGGATATTGTTACTAGATTGAATAATAAATTTAATTTTTATCGATTACGTATTGGAATAGGTCATCCTGGTAAAAAAAGTAAAGTGATTGATTTTGTGTTAAATAAACCATCCATTTATGATCAATTTAGAATTGATAGCGCAATTAATGAAGCAATACTACATACTGAAAGTATAGTGACTAAAAAATTTGTTAAAGTTATGAATCAATTGCATTCTTATAAGTCTGATTTTTAGGAAAATGTTTATTTAGAAAATTTTATTAATTTTTTATAAAATATTGATGATAATGTTTTATTGTATTTAAATTTTAATTATTTAAGTATTATGCAAATTGATTGTGGTATAATTGGCCTGCCTAATGTAGGTAAATCTACATTGTTTAGTTTATTAACTCATGTATCTGTTAAAGCAGACAATTTCCCTTTTTGTACTATCCAACCTAATATATCTATAGTTCATATACCTGATGTGCGTATATATCAGTTAACAGATATTTTTCCGTCACGTAAAACAGTGCATGGCGCGGTAAGATTCATAGATGTTGCCGGTTTAATAAAAGGAGCTGCTCAAGGGGTTGGAATGGGTGTTCAAGTTTTAAATCATATTCGTGCAACAAAAGTGTTGTGTCATGTGGTGCGTTGTTTTGATAATAATCAAATTATTCATGTTTTTAATGATATAGATCCTTGTAGAGATGTTAGTGTTGTTAATACTGAATTAATCTTATTTGATATTTTTCAGTGTGAACAAAGTGTTTGTACTTTGCAAAAAAAGTGTAAGATTGTTGATGATCGTAATAAACAGCAGTTATTTTTATTAAAAAAATGTTTGGATTGTTTGTATAATGGTGTTTTTTTAAGAAAAATACAGTTTTCTAATATAGAAAAAATAAATATTGAAAAACTTAATCTTTTAACTGTTAAGCCAATTATTTATATTGCCAATATTGATGAAAAAACTGTTACAGATAATATTTATTTAAATAGGCTGCGTGCATTAGCATCTAATGAACAAGTACCATTGGTTTCATGTCGCGTAATGTTGTCTTTATTAAAAAGTGAAAATAATTGCATTGAAGTTGCTATGGAACAGAAAGAATGTGTATTACATGATATAAATAATACTATTTTTTCTGTATTGAATTTGTGTACTTTTTTTACTATTAATTTAAATATGACACGGGCTTGGGTATGCATTATTGGAACTACTGCGTTGGAAGCAGCCAAAAAAGTACATAGTGATTTTAAAAAGGGTTTTATTCGTGTTCAAGTTATTAAGTTTAATGATTTTATCATTTATAATGGAGAATTAGGTGTAAAGAGAGCTGGTAAAATATATTATGAGGGGAAGGATTATTGTGTAGAGGATGGAGATATATTGAAGTTTTTATTTAAAATGTAATGTGCGATATATAAGAATACATAATTGGCACATTTGTATTTAAACTTATTTATATAATAAGTTTAAATACAAATGTGCCAATTATGTATTCTATAATTAACGTCGATTTCCAAAAATACGAACTATCATTAAAAATAAATTAATGAAATCTAAATACAAAGTCAATGCGCCTATAATTGAATATTTACGGAACTGAT encodes:
- the ychF gene encoding redox-regulated ATPase YchF; translation: MQIDCGIIGLPNVGKSTLFSLLTHVSVKADNFPFCTIQPNISIVHIPDVRIYQLTDIFPSRKTVHGAVRFIDVAGLIKGAAQGVGMGVQVLNHIRATKVLCHVVRCFDNNQIIHVFNDIDPCRDVSVVNTELILFDIFQCEQSVCTLQKKCKIVDDRNKQQLFLLKKCLDCLYNGVFLRKIQFSNIEKINIEKLNLLTVKPIIYIANIDEKTVTDNIYLNRLRALASNEQVPLVSCRVMLSLLKSENNCIEVAMEQKECVLHDINNTIFSVLNLCTFFTINLNMTRAWVCIIGTTALEAAKKVHSDFKKGFIRVQVIKFNDFIIYNGELGVKRAGKIYYEGKDYCVEDGDILKFLFKM